DNA from Carassius carassius chromosome 25, fCarCar2.1, whole genome shotgun sequence:
AACATTCCTATATTGGAATGCGTCCttagaaggcagcatttttcagtctTCGGATGCAGCCACTAGCACATGTAacatgatcatctgacatgaaacagatgaagaagtaataattacagtcaagctttggggtgttgatagtttttgttgtttttgtttacaagcagataccctgttctttctttggatgttttgtatgatcagatattcatataacaaaatatatactaattaaaacctaaatagggacatagtagtatacttaaagtatggtgtaaagttcacttaaagaaaacttattagtattcttgcagtataaaactactaaactagtagtttagtGAGACTATACtttaaagtgtacaaagtatttaattagtaaactatcattAAACCTATGagttcatttttattataattgccgtacaaactacaaacattgaggtaaactagttgtgtactcaaagttggCTACTGTTATTCTtacagtatacttaaaaatatacttttatatactagaaagtgggccaatttaatCCCaaagagtattgaaacagtacacttacaagtatactactagaacactgatatttgtataattGCTACATagagtatacttaaaaatatacttgaattttacttaagtatacttaataaaataaacttgtatAGTACATTTTGGTAAGGGTTGTGTTGAACAGGTTGTTTTTGAAAGTAGCATAAAATTGATACTGTTACTGTAACTATTGTTACTGAAGTGTTACAATTTTATTTAGGCTATAGACCTATAATTCATTGTAGGCTATAATAAACCTgttttaaaaaacacttttaaaacattttcattgaggAGTAGCCTAATCTAATAGCCTATTTTATTTTCCTCAGGCTGAGTAACAGCGTGTCAGTTATGCGGTGATGTGCTATGAAATTGTTGCAaagcaaattaattgtaatattaatttaataataaaagtaacctaataataatagccAGAAAATAACAGCTCTAATTAATTGGAGATGCCAAATACTATTAATAATGGCAATACTGAATGATTTTGACAATATCTCTGTCTATAGTCCTTACATGCTGGACCTCTTTCAACACACGCCATCATCTTATCgccttatatattttttacacgcAATTAATTTTGTCCAGTAACTTGTTTTCATTATTtgagcattattttatttatttgtaaggctgctttatgtttgatttatgtttAAGTGTCTAATGCTTTTTAATGATGAGACTTTTTTGGTAATCAGGCGCTCAAAAATTATGGATTTAGATTTGGATTAAATGTGGATTTAGATTTATTGGCCGACATATCGGTTATCggctttcatatttaaagaattattgGTTATCAGTATCATATCGAAAATTTtcatatcggtgcatccctagttcgGACTCATACACCTACTAGGTTAAAGTGTACTAATTCTGAACCAGCTTTGACTCAGCTGATTTATTTTACGCAAATACAAGTCAGTCTTTTGAAAACATTTCTCCAAccacttgttttctttttcttaataaCATTTCTGAACCAGTCATAGTGagaaacattgaggaacttacaGCCAACTACACCAGAGTTAGAGAACAACTGTCCTTTTATGAAGGTGAGCTGTCTGCACTTCAGACCCATGAAAGATTAGGCAAAGAGTGAAACttctttttttactaatttaaaaaacattatgaaCTAATCAAAGGATGCTCTTTATATGCTCTTTATTTCAGCATTTACAGCTGAGTCTTTGAACTGTGACATGAGCTGGACAAATTTTCATGGAAAGTTGTACTTCTTCAGCTCTAATAAAATGGACTGGTCAAGGAGCCGTGCTTTCTGTTTTTCAAAAGGAGCTGATCTGGTCACCATAACCAGCCAAACAGAACAGGTGAGAAAATTTCAAATTGGATGTACGTTAAATCAGATAATTATATGTTTGTCCTGTTTAAATCACAGTATTCAGGAACAGCATTGCATATAATGTTTTCTCCATTAGAGGTTACTGACTTCTAAAATTAAAGCATGGTACTGGATTGGTCTCAATGACCTGGAAACTGAAGGACACTGGGTTTGGGTGAATAACCAAACTCTCAATGAAACTGGAGTACAGTAAGAACTCAGACTACAATTACTTAAGTTCgtcaatgtaataaaaaaaacactttattattatccacacattcattattattatattactggaACATTTAAATCTTTGCATAATGGCATGTTTTTAACCAAAGATTATTTGTTTTTACCTTGGTCGCCTGTTTCTGCTTTTGAAGGTTTTGGCACAAGAGAGAATCTGGAAAAAGTGAACCTGATAACTGGAAAGAGGGGCTTACTGGAGAGAACTGTGCAATTGTGAAAAATGATTTCAACTATTTAGACAGTTGGTTTGATGTTTTTTGCCATTCTGTGATGAAGTTTATCTGTGAAAAGAAATATTAATTTACCTTCTTCAGTGGTGATAATATTGATGAGgtctattttgtttttttttatttgcttactCATCTCAggataaaaaatgtgtttaacattGAAACTAATTGGATTTAGTgatactaaatataaaaatgatatttcaAGTATTTCAAGTTTATACTATTACAGaaagtattaatattaatgtatgaTTGGCAATGTATCCCATTCAGTTTGATTAGTGATTTGaggtttaatttgtttaaatgtgtttagcagacaaactttaagtttaaATAGTATAAAGACATGTGGGTTTTATCTGAATGAATAACTGAACTGAAGATATATTTGTAGATGTATtatagatgtattttttttttcaatattagcattttgcactttttttttttttgcctgttcaGTTACTTTGTAATTCTCTCTTTTCTATACAAGAGGTCACTAATCCTCTacagctttaataataataaattgactGTACTCCGTAAGTCTCTCATGTTATTATATAAGTCTCATGTTGTTATATAACTCTCTGATATTGGTTTGATTGGTTGACACATCTGAAAGGGgtgaaaacgtctcaaggttacgaatgtaaccctagttccttgaaggaacgagacgctgcgtcgaacgctttggggaacgtccctgacgagaccgactctgaatatcatgtgcaattCTCTCTTTTCTATACAAGAGGTCACTAATCCTCTACAGCTTTAATAATGATAAATTGACTGTACTCCGTAAGTCTCTCATGTTATTATATAAGTCTCATGTTGTTATATAACTCTCTGATATTGGTTTGATTGGTTGACACATCTGAACATCTTACATtcttacgaatgtaaccctagttccttgaaggaacgagacgctgcgtcgaacgctttggggaacgtccctgacgagaccgactctgaatatcgtgtgcaatctgtccaatggaagggcgtgacgtcacgggcggggtgacgtagtgaccaggaagctataaaagcatgtgccgtgcagctggcttcagcttcgagtagggaagcaagcgccggcaggggtgccgggagtatggcgatacgacgcagcgtctcattccttcaaggaactagggtctACATTCGTAaacttgagacgttccttttcaggaactcaagctgcgtcgaacgctttggggaacgatgtgcccacgaaaaaccctttttaggaggaccatagcaaacaagcaattggtctgattttctccacagggcagctctgtggacgtatgcgtcaaATACAAtttctgtaccatagcgtccagtcccagggtagctggatgaactagagagaaccagaggggacattgcgatgtctcctgagtcgcaaagaggtccacctgggctgtgccaaaccaCCTCGGGGTGAACACATTCAATATCCCAGGAATGTACACTGCTCTGAgcaagaggagtttgccctgggaccacagaaggatctggggtgccagcttgtacaaggagCGCGAATgtagacccccctggtgattgatataagagaccaccgatgtgttgtcgctgcgcaccaacacatggtgatccctcaggtctgggaggaaatgtttcaatgctcgatagaccgctagcatctctaggcaattgatgtgccatgtcagatggcgaccactccgcagaccgcgggcagggtggccactcatgaccgcaccccaactggtgagggacgcgtctgtcgttAATGCTACATggcgacaaagagctcccagcaccgggccctgattcaagatccaaggtttcttccacatgtctaaggcacgaaggcagcgccacgtgaccttgatagtttgaAGTGGATTCCCCCTcagggaaaaacccttggacttgagccaccacttcAGCGGTCTCTTGTACAGCAGGCCAAAGGATAttacgttggacgcagctgccatcagacctaacaatctctgaaactgtttaacagtgagtgactggccttctttgactctctcgactgatgtgaggatcgactcgatctgaacaggagacagacgtgcctgcaccCTGGTTGAATCCCACACTACGTCTAGATAggaggttctctgaactggagaaagtgcaCTCTTCTTGGcttttagtctcaaacccagctcccccatatgtgcaagAACAACATCTctatgtcgaaccgccatctgctctgattaagctaaaatcaaccaatcgtcgatataattcagaatgcggatgccctgcatacgcaAGGGaaccagagctgcatctacacatttcgtgaatgtgcggggtgagagtgcaaggccgaagggaagtactcgatatgcTTTGCctccgaaagcgaacctcagaaacttcctgtgttgctgaaggatggatatgtggaagtatgcatctttgagatctattgtgacaaaccagtcctcggatctaatttgagctacaacctgcttgatggtgagcattttgaacttcggtggcataactgagcggttcagatgacgtaagtctaagatcggatgcaaccccccatccttctttggaactatgaaataccggctgtaaaacccagaTTCCCTGTGTTgtggagggaccacctcgatggcctcctttcttaatagggtattcacttcttgttccataaccagagcctgctgggggccgactatCATCGGCGTAAGAGGCCCCTGAAGGGGCAGCGAGcgtcccagctccgctacgctcgcgggcggaaataactgggagcagtgctcgctggaggccgctgcgccctgaaactctggcagggttggcagaccgacctcacgagggcactgaggtgagatggGCACCGTATATTGAGGTGCactgcgctctaccccagtaggggctgccctctgcaTCCCTAAGCCACTGGCGTCAGGATTTCTTTGTCGAGGACTCGATAATTGTTCGAAGGTCTGACTTGGGCctggaagtccccgactcagagcgtcgctgagaccCTCAGTCCTGACGTGGGGGAACACGAGCAGCGACACTTTGCTTTTGTGCCTCTCGATATGAGGAGCCGGCATGTGGCAtgggcatctcccgcccagatgctcCACGAGAGCAACGAGGGAGGAAATTCttgaacgccgccgcctgctttcgtgcctcctggaacctgtcgacgacagtattgactgtgtcgccaaacaggccagaaggctgaagaggggcgtccaggaggcataaATGCCTCTCcacggccactaaggctgccatagactgcCCAatagcgcgagcggtctctttagtggcgcggagggagagatcagcggtccttctaagCTCTTTGACATCGTCGGACTTGATCCCCTCCCCCTCgtcgatatctcccagcaggtcggCTTGATATGCTTggaggactgccatagtatggaggcatgccccagcctgacctgctgccacatagccTTTGCCCACCAGCGTAGATGTCACTCTAAGTGGCTTGGTGGGCAACGTCAGAGCCTTTAGAGACTATGCCGAACCGGGCGACAGATATCCCACGAGCATCTGTTCAatccgtggcatcgctctataaccccgctctcccagccccgtcacgttgccataatatagtgaatcggggccgaagaggcgggtCGAGTATGGATGATTCCACGATCTTGCGAtttcatcatggagatcgggacaAAACAGAAGTCTCCGGCATGGAGGTGGTTGTCTCGGCCGCAGGAAGCTTGCTTTTCTGCGGCTCAGAATGTTTCTTGGCAGGCaagtcgattttttttttatcgcccgcgcgagtaaccacctccaaaagctcttCATATTGGGGCGATAGGGGTAGCGAATCCCCactaacagtctccacatcgacaccctcagaggaagagaggtgaagagctgatccctcaccctggggggaagaaaccgatgagcgtgcttccgaacccagggtttgggcgccggatctggcagatgaagaaggagataaggactggcccttCTCCATTCCCTTTGCCAGATCCACCCCATgagtgcagcagccgttctgcatcgacagaagcggggccagccccgcggggaacgctggtaaAGATGTCCTCCCCTAAGAGAGCCCTCCGATCGAAgcggatcgaagcgtccgcattggcaattgttcacaatgcggacagtcggccccctcgagagccgactcagcttgcttcgatcccaggcaagccacccatatactgtgtgtatccccactcgcaATGTAGCGAGGGCacggaggaacacacaatctataacgtggcttgaaATCACCCCTCACATGCTTGGTCTTATCCTTaactttaggcatattgagctgtttttatattttaaagacagacaacaataaataggaccaacaggacagacttttgacatgcacacacagagcagagctgAAAACAGCTGCggggcacgtgcttttatagcttcctggtcgctacgtcaccccgcccgtgacgtcacgcccttccattggacagattgcacacaatattcagagtcggtctcgtcgagctcgagttcctgaaaaggaacaggaAAAGCCTTGTAGAAGAAAACGTCTCAGTTTCATATGTAAtgtctaggttacgaatgtaaccctcatttcctgaaggagggaacggagatgttaagtcagaaagagactgacgaatggggtctcgcccgagagcccaatcaccttcgagtggtaacaaAACTAGCAAATGGTACACAGTGTACCTTGGTCTGCAGGATTTAAATTCGCAAGCTCTGCCCCGCTGTgcaggtatataaggagcagcgtgAGCAACACTGACTCAAGTTTTTCCTGAGGAGCCGAGCAGTGTCCTGGctgttcagcggaacagcgatgtggcaatgGGACGTACGTACGTAACCTAGaaattccctttcagtcagtcacgttctatgttacatcagaaagagactgatgaatggggtcccttacaaagcGTCACATAGCTGTCTTCCAGTAAAccatgtgagtgatagcaccctgtcatgAGGCCAGCACAAGTGAGGGCTTATAGCTGACAAAGAATACACTGGGTAGTATATTCCAGCTGGatgtatgctagcaggctgcctgctcgtAGGAGGACTTACAAAGGCAGGTAACAACCGAGAGGTGGTAATACACATGGATCTGAGGTACCCAGCCAACAGGGTGGAaatttcaacgacagagctggcaaggtgcttgccaagggaaagacacacgCTACCAAGAGACTTATTGTGGAATAAATAAGTGGGATAGCCCAAAAAGGgcaatcacaacacatggaggtacctagtcccacacagggctgaccgatAGGGCATGCACACAAGTGCTGGTCATCAACAGTGCtagaggaacccagggttctgaactgaggaactcacctgaggggaatagtgcATACATCCAGTCCGTGGAGTGGAATggtgcagcaagcggattgacaccgagcaggttcTTACTGGCCCAAAGGGGCAAGTACCcaggaggacacgggctctacatgGAGATTATAAAATTTtgcaaatgtgttaggtgtcgcccagcccgcagctctacagatatcTGTTAGCGAGTCACCATACGCCAACGCCCAGTGTGCggctcctgcaaaacccctggatCAGCACTGCCCCCGTGCCGCTCTTTGAGCACCTTGGCCCGGTAGACCTGAAGGGTGGTGCAGGGCAGAATCAGCCTGACCCACATCTCTGTAATCCTTGGCCACAagtgtggatgagaacttacagtccttggagggaagcttgggaccaccacacCATGCGTTGCATTGTAACAGAATGCTCcactgggggaatcccagcatactcACTTCTTATACCCCTTCGCATACCCCTTGAGCCTCGAACACTCGGGACAGGGTgtaggattccactcaagcccaatgctctcagctgcccgggaaagcacggtcATCAGCTCGGGATCAGACTTGGGCAATGCTGGCACTCCCgtgggaggcaacgcagccgaatcttcatctcccgaggactcaagcccaccTTGTGTTGTGGTGATTGACATGAGGTCTTCCTCCCGAgacccgaatgagatgtcaggagcttgagagggtccagcaaactcatccggaaactcaaccggATGTGGCGTTTGtgagggggtgtggcccgagAAGGCTGGCTCATCAGGGAAGCCCATacggtaaccctcagatcaccctggccaccagccgaagtagccctcttacgagaagaggagCAAGAACGgagtgtggcagaggggacttgATGCAAAAAATTTCAATCCGGGTCAGACGGTGGGTGGTTTTTCAATATGCAAATTTATTcaaagaatataaaaaatgagAATACAAATCATCACTTGCAAACAGATTATTAAGTATTATAACCagcttcaaatatagaaaatgcaaatccaaaattaatatagtttaaaAGCAATCCATATATGATAGATTGTGCCCATCTAAAATTAGTAAAATGATTATAATATTCAAAAGAACTCAAACTGTTAAGAATATatgtattcaaataataatacaaagtataTGAGAATACTTAGTATATCAAAAgtcaaaatatcaaattaaaagtaTCCAAAAGTCAAAGTATCTGAGTTGAATAAACCTGTAAAATTTCAAAGTATTCAAATGAGCCCGAAATAAAGGATAAAGAAAAGATGAGAAACCGAAGTTCAGTTAGATAGAGAGATTGAGAAGGGAGGGTGTCTGCATCTCTTTATATATTCTTTCTTATAATTAAAGCTGAAGTCATGTCTCCGGTATGAAGGTATTGTTCAGTCAAAACAACTGAACACCTGTGACAGTGCaatttgtagttgtagagaaaagccacacatgtgtatcagtaaatttgaagtcacagagagaaatgttttaagagttgcaaacctgtagaattttttctctcccacaaacacaacacaacagttacaccttctcaaattcttcattacaggtgcacaaatcctattctacaaatcacaAATTAAGAAACCTTTTACACTCACATTTTTGATACAATTGCTGCAGTGAATATGGTGCAAAACGAATTTACACACTTCCGCATCAAGAAATGTAAAGTCGTGGAGAAATTTTGCACATCTGCAAATCAGTACGTGAATTCATCCAATGAGAGTTGCACACTTGTAGaatattttctcagaaatgttttgtttatttttctaacacaaacacaaagtacATAACTACAGCTGCTTGAATCTGCTGCTTGAATCTCAAACACCGTTTTTCGCTTGTGACAAGTTTCGCGCTCTCCCTTTTGCACCGAGATATTTGGTTCAAAAGTGATTTGTGCATCTGTAGAGGTAGTGGGCGGGACTGTTTAGAGATTAGagaatttcagccaatcagaagagctacTTTGGGTCGTTGCTGAGTAGGGGGAGGCTGCAGACCTGGAGCCAGTGTTGTTCccaattttgaccccctgccaaattacTAACCCCCTCGTTCAAAtcgctacctgattgcctaatcctaaccccacccctaatcctaacccctcccccaaacctactcctaaacctaccaatactaggggggtaataattttGGAGGGGGTcagaattgggcacaacaccggtaGATATACGCCCCAAGCAGTTTTACGCCCCTGTTGTTCCTCATGCGTCCAGTAGGGGGAGGCTGTATATTAGTATATGAGCCTAGTCATATATCAGAACAGCAGACCACATCTATATGTATGATAGCAGCAGACCTTCTTGAAGCGATACGAATTGAGGTATATTATACAATCTGCTAAAGTTATTGTTGTTGATTGTATTGTAATGatgcaacatttattatttataaatgattgaTGCAATATCAATTCAAAAGATGGGTCAATTTATTTTGAGAGGCAAAAGTACTTGATTGAGTCAGATGTTCCGTCTGACTCAAACCTAGCTAACCACGTCTAGGTTAAGCTGCCCCTAGTCATCTCTTTAAACTCTCTGTCTCACTcactttt
Protein-coding regions in this window:
- the LOC132104009 gene encoding C-type lectin domain family 4 member C-like isoform X2 yields the protein MDSVYENDSFILPTVASGEKCSRYKGNSTEEQESEREVYLPKRTKVLLIFFAVSLVFALGGLCILGILYANVLMQLSAQKTNNTIIVRNIEELTANYTRVREQLSFYEAFTAESLNCDMSWTNFHGKLYFFSSNKMDWSRSRAFCFSKGADLVTITSQTEQRLLTSKIKAWYWIGLNDLETEGHWVWVNNQTLNETGVQFWHKRESGKSEPDNWKEGLTGENCAIVKNDFNYLDSWFDVFCHSVMKFICEKKY
- the LOC132104009 gene encoding C-type lectin domain family 4 member E-like isoform X1; this encodes MDSVYENDSFILPTVASGEKCSRYKGNSTEEQESEREVYLPKRTKVLLIFFAVSLVFALGGLCILGILYANVLMQLSAQKTNNTIMSRRIEEITTNYTRVREHLHNNDIIVRNIEELTANYTRVREQLSFYEAFTAESLNCDMSWTNFHGKLYFFSSNKMDWSRSRAFCFSKGADLVTITSQTEQRLLTSKIKAWYWIGLNDLETEGHWVWVNNQTLNETGVQFWHKRESGKSEPDNWKEGLTGENCAIVKNDFNYLDSWFDVFCHSVMKFICEKKY